A stretch of Apis cerana isolate GH-2021 linkage group LG1, AcerK_1.0, whole genome shotgun sequence DNA encodes these proteins:
- the LOC107994696 gene encoding ribosomal RNA processing protein 1 homolog — translation MAVKKVRCTHASLQVPMQRMKQIISINEKDKKAIVIAQEIKFARLLSSNDKIIRDRVLKNLRKWLTVRSQSSFTFTEADFMRLWKGLFYCMWMSDKPLIQEELAESLSKIVHCFKTKDVILLYILCTLKTLGIEWFGIDQYRLDKFCMLVRRIIRQTFQKCKENLWNIEWIKGFSEILEKLLVDPQICQGFNMHITEIFLEELSKISNGNIPEDVVTELIKPFISYFIPMDDERQIRHIMRHIFRYLIFQSDIGIDYMEKFKAWRDAGFPAGSIDIMEKIEISDDEMDDNITEIKEQFLQNQMNCVEKSLDPRAGRIDVDLPQIPFNSEKIAILLNKYKFHPSSTTKSRRQLRHLIQEFTELSEGKMPLGIKEIKVSKIQKKNIDTKSAAIRLLKFENELYMNKLQKRRKRKKNKQLMQNNENNKSSEEELENISDENNSKIESTEIDESEVVKKKRKLKHKLNTTNYLTNTNLQISDKNSLNIKKTKRKIIEKNQNQNISNLKNNYKRKNYLLIENTDENKKIKLKKNKNTTVKTLNIITQAKRKKSTKLKNTGKWNVSDHIEAPICSLNNKNTKSCPKIVSNSVMNNHEQENDILNKKPIWLMPILTKLKNEKNNKSLKEQHKIRTTTNSKKRVKIALQCNTAQHTSEYISQIRKSPAIPFDANKKPLAGVLKASPIPSPINPFYKRNIL, via the exons atgGCAGTTAAAAAAGTTCGATGCACGCATGCATCATTGCAAGTACCTATGCAACGTATGaagcaaataatttcaataaatgaaaaagataaaaaagcaaTTGTTATTGcacaagaaattaaatttgctcgATTACTTTCaagtaatgataaaataatacgagatagagtattaaaaaatttaagaaaatggtTAACAGTTCGTTCACAAAGTTCATTTa caTTCACGGAAGCAGATTTTATGCGATTATGGAAAGGTTTATTTTACTGTATGTGGATGTCAGATAAACCTTTAATTCAGGAAGAACTGGCAGAATCTCTTAGTAAAATTGTTCATTGTTTTAAAACTAAAGATGTAATactactttatatattatgtacattaAAAACATTAGGCATTGAATGGTTTGGTATAGATCAATATAGGttagataaattttgtatg ttagttcgaagaataattcgacaaacttttcaaaaatgtaaagaaaacTTATGGAATATTGAATGGATAAAAGGTTTTTCTgaaatacttgaaaaattattagtagatCCACAAATATGTCAAGGTTTTAACATGCAtataacagaaatatttttagaagaactttcaaag atCAGTAATGGAAATATACCAGAAGATGTTGTTACAGAACTTATTAAaccatttatttcatattttatacctATGGATGATGAAAGACAAATTAGACATATTATGAGgcatattttcagatatttaatttttcaatcagaTATTGGTATAGattatatggaaaaatttaaagcttGGAGAGAT GCTGGTTTTCCTGCTGGTTCTATTGatattatggaaaaaattgaaatatcagaTGATGAAATGGATGATAATATTActgaaataaaagaacaatttcttcaaaatcaaatgaattGTGTAGAAAAGTCACTAGATCCAAGAGCTGGTAGAATAGATGTTGATTTGCCTCAAATACCTTTTAATTCTGAAAAGATAgctatattgttaaataaatataaatttcatccaTCATCAACAACAAAATCACGTAGACAATTACGTCATCTTATTCAAga aTTTACAGAATTATCAGAAGGTAAAATGCCATTGGGTATTAAGGAAATAAAAGTCTCAaagatacaaaagaaaaatatagatacaaaATCAGCTGCAATAcgtcttttaaaatttgagaatgAACTATATATGAATAAGTTACAAAAAAGGcgcaagagaaaaaaaaacaaacaattaatgcaaaataatgaaaataataaatctagtgaagaagaattagaaaatattagtgatgaaaataatagtaaaattgaATCTACAGAAATAGATGAAAGTgaagttgtaaaaaaaaagagaaaattaaagcataaattaaatactactaattatttaacaaatacaaatttacaaatatcagATAAAAACagtcttaatataaaaaaaacaaaacgtaaaataatagaaaagaatcagaatcaaaatatatcaaatttaaaaaataattacaaaaggaagaattatttattaattgagaatactgatgaaaataaaaaaataaaattaaaaaaaaataaaaatacaactgtaaaaacattaaatattatcactcaagcaaagaggaaaaaatcaacaaaattaaaaaatactggAAAGTGGAATGTTTCTGATCATATAGAGGCACCTATTTGTTCATTGAATAATAAGAACACAAAATCATGTCCAAAAATTGTTAGTAATTCAGTTATGAATAATCATGAGCAAGAAAATGATATACTCAATAAAAAACCAATATGGTTAATGCCTAtactaacaaaattaaaaaatgaaaaaaat aataaaagtttgaaagaaCAACATAAAATAAGAACTACTACAAATTCCAAGAAACGAGTAAAAATTGCTCTTCAATGTAATACAGCTCAACATACATCtgaatatatttcacaaattcgGAAAAGTCCAGCTATACCTTttgatgcaaataaaaaacCATTAGCAGGTGTATTAAAAGCAAGTCCTATACCAAGTCCAATTAAtccattttataaaagaaatattctataa
- the LOC107995011 gene encoding ankyrin repeat, PH and SEC7 domain containing protein secG-like, translated as MTAAYTNDPISQEQNVEKKTSTIVSKILYNKKEQAMLEESTEFANTGIMKLATGGEEQEEIVVNKEKLTLCISVNTSELLEQKVKNIVEYKNNEDSEFLEKNENTSVIIEDIQNATINMGEIKNEVIKDCDLSVPKSTSNLIVSMKVDAFLTECDFQDIISETRETDLFPQDNFKLQELQNSIENIAMEISDFSNDFGNCNESLENVVLQKNNKEIYDPESELNFHEAVRAGDAKCVAALLASNLIQNLDEPDWNVSGDPPLLVAATNHCLPILSLLLANGCDPAVRSPRGETALHRVILNGGPGNVLQFVGELLKYGCPSGVKEAGGGLTALHILTRQLAHAQGSKNLHHNFEAALKTLDLLARAGPINAKDHQGRSALHILASSTIFDNNHRTEIESLIETLLAAGADPSLKNDRGETPLHECLECGALNTAFLLISHTPTGIMSRYGETPLHIASRKNYIDMVAKLLEHGEDPSVQDAGGNTPLHLASARGFHQTVSLLVTSPLAQLEKLNTEGLTALQVAAESGFINAVRLLLKAGADPSQTINYCTTIFHRHPDISVLIDHELSRRRQLAA; from the exons ATGACTGCTGCTTATACAAACGATCCTATATCTCAGGAACAGAACGTAGAAAAGAAGACAAGTACAATagttagtaaaatattatacaacaaGAAAGAACAAGCAATGCTGGAGGAAAGCACTGAATTTGCTAATACAGGAATTATGAAGCTTGCAACAGGTGGTGAGGAGCAAGAAGAAATCGttgttaataaagaaaaacttaCACTTTGTATATCGGTTAATACATCAGAATTGCTTGaacaaaaagttaaaaatattgtggaatataaaaataatgaagatagtgaatttctagaaaaaaatgaaaatacttcAGTTATTATTGAAGATATTCAAAATGCAACTATTAATATgggtgaaattaaaaatgaagtgATAAAAGATTGTGATTTGAGTGTACCAAAATCGacttcaaatttaattgtatcaaTGAAAGTCGATGCGTTTCTCACCGAATgtgattttcaagatattatatCGGAAACACGTGAAACTGATCTTTTTCCGCaagataattttaagttaCAAGAATTGCAAAActctattgaaaatattgctatGGAAATTAGCgatttttcgaacgattttgGAAATTGTAACGAATCATTAGAAAATGTagttcttcaaaaaaataacaaagaaatctATGATCCAGAAAGTGAACTGAATTTTCACGAAGCTGTACGTGCTGGAGACGCCAAGTGCGTTGCGGCACTTCTTGCAAGTAACTTAATACAAAATCTAGACGAACCGGATTGGAATGTTTCAGGTGATCCACCCCTGCTAGTAGCAGCTACAAATCATTGTTTGCCTATACTTag TTTATTACTCGCGAACGGATGTGATCCAGCTGTGCGCTCTCCTCGTGGTGAAACGGCGCTTCACAGAGTGATTTTAAATGGAGGACCAGGAAATGTATTGCAATTTGTAGGAGAACTTTTGAAATATGGTTGCCCATCAGGCGTAAAAGAGGCTGGTGGTGGTTTGACCGCATTGCATATATTAACACGTCAACTAGCTCATGCACAAGgatcaaaaaatttgcatCATAATTTCGAAGCAGCTTTGAAAACACTTGATTTATTAGCACGCGCTGGTCCTATTAATGCGAAAGATCATCAAGGCCGTAGTGCACTTCATATTTTAGCTTCATCTACTATTTTTg ATAACAACCATAGAACTGAGATCGAATCATTAATCGAAACGTTGTTGGCTGCTGGTGCGGATCCATCACTAAAAAATGATAGAGGAGAAACTCCTTTACATGAGTGCCTCGAGTGCGGTGCTTTAAATACCGCGTTTTTACTTATATCACATACACCAACCGGTATAATGTCACGTTATGGTGAAACTCCATTGCACATTGCctctagaaaaaattatatcgatatggTAGCGAAATTATTAGAACACGGAGAAGATCCTAGTGTACAAGATGCCGGTGGTAATACACCTTTGCATCTAGCTTCTGCAAGAGGTTTTCATCAAACTGTTTCTTTATTGGTCACATCGCCTCTTGcacaattagaaaaattaaatactgaaGGATTGACTGCACTTCAAGTAGCTGCTGAAAGTGGCTTTATTAATGCAGTAAGATTATTGTTGAAAGCAGGTGCAGATCCAAGTCAAACAATCAACTATTGCACGACAATTTTTCATCGTCATCCTGATATTTCTGTTTTAATAGATCACGAATTGAGTAGACGTCGCCAACTCGCTgcttaa
- the LOC107994703 gene encoding serine/arginine-rich splicing factor 7 isoform X2: MNKMSRYPSDCKVYVGDLGSGATKQELEDAFSYYGSLRNVWVARNPPGFAFVEFEDARDAEDAIRGLDGRTICGRRARVEPSNGRRLRDRSYFRRGIGRLFHPEDRCYECGERGHYARNCQRHRNTRKKRRTSRTVYT; the protein is encoded by the exons ATGAATAAG atgTCAAGATATCCTTCAGATTGCAAAGTATATGTAGGAGACTTAGGAAGTGGTGCGACAAAACAAGAATTAGAAGATGCTTTCTCTTACTATGGATCTTTAAGAAATGTATGGGTAGCTAGAAATCCACCTGGATTTGCTTTTGTGGAATTTGAAGATGCTAGAGATGCAGAAGATGCAATAAGAGGACTTGATGGAAGAACTATATGTGGAAGACGAGCTCGTGTGGAACCATCTAATGGAAGAAGATTAAGAGATAGGAGTTATTTCAGAAGAGGTATAGGAAGATTGTTTCATCCTGAAGATAGATGTTACGAATGTGGTGAAAGAGGCCACTATGCTAGAAATTGTCAACGACATAGAAATACACGTAAGAAAAG GAGAACCAGCAGAACAGTATACACATGA
- the LOC107994703 gene encoding serine/arginine-rich splicing factor 7 isoform X1, which translates to MNKMSRYPSDCKVYVGDLGSGATKQELEDAFSYYGSLRNVWVARNPPGFAFVEFEDARDAEDAIRGLDGRTICGRRARVEPSNGRRLRDRSYFRRGIGRLFHPEDRCYECGERGHYARNCQRHRNTRKKRSHSRSYSRSKSQSRSRSRSRSKSRSRSKHSRSSSRSRSHSRNDYNKDKIRNKRRSDSRDRSPRRTKSKSVSRSRSK; encoded by the exons ATGAATAAG atgTCAAGATATCCTTCAGATTGCAAAGTATATGTAGGAGACTTAGGAAGTGGTGCGACAAAACAAGAATTAGAAGATGCTTTCTCTTACTATGGATCTTTAAGAAATGTATGGGTAGCTAGAAATCCACCTGGATTTGCTTTTGTGGAATTTGAAGATGCTAGAGATGCAGAAGATGCAATAAGAGGACTTGATGGAAGAACTATATGTGGAAGACGAGCTCGTGTGGAACCATCTAATGGAAGAAGATTAAGAGATAGGAGTTATTTCAGAAGAGGTATAGGAAGATTGTTTCATCCTGAAGATAGATGTTACGAATGTGGTGAAAGAGGCCACTATGCTAGAAATTGTCAACGACATAGAAATACACGTAAGAAAAG atCCCACTCCAGGTCTTATTCACGATCAAAATCTCAATCAAGATCACGGTCTCGGTCACGTTCGAAGTCAAGATCAAGAAGCAAGCATTCACGATCATCATCTCGTAGCCGTTCTCACAGTAGAAATGactataataaagataaaattcgtaataaacGACGATCTGATTCTAGAGATCGTAGTCCGCGCAGGACCAAATCGAAATCTGTTTCTAGATCTCGCAGCAAATAA